From the genome of Bradyrhizobium elkanii USDA 76, one region includes:
- a CDS encoding ABC transporter ATP-binding protein: MLAVKDLEVRYGGITAIRGVSIDVAEGETVLLIGANGAGKSSLINAVIGLVKASHGSVRFAGHDLSAVSCDGRARAGMGYSPEGRRVFATMSVADNVLSGACWHGGAAQREAWAWLCGIFPILKERASQPAGQLSGGQQQIVALARAMSSFPKLLLLDEPFLGLAPVWIAQISEAIHHLQRRGTTILMTEQMARPALKLATRGYVMRGGEVRRSGTVAEIRDVALAEEYL, translated from the coding sequence ATGCTGGCGGTGAAAGACCTCGAAGTCCGCTATGGCGGCATCACGGCGATCCGCGGTGTCTCGATCGACGTCGCCGAGGGTGAGACGGTCCTGCTGATCGGCGCCAATGGTGCCGGCAAGTCGAGCCTGATCAACGCCGTCATCGGTCTGGTCAAGGCCTCGCATGGCAGCGTGCGCTTCGCGGGCCACGATCTCAGCGCCGTATCCTGCGATGGCCGCGCCCGGGCGGGAATGGGTTATTCGCCCGAAGGCCGCCGCGTATTCGCGACCATGTCGGTCGCTGACAATGTCCTGAGCGGCGCCTGCTGGCACGGCGGGGCGGCCCAGCGCGAAGCTTGGGCTTGGCTCTGTGGCATCTTTCCGATCCTGAAGGAGCGCGCCAGCCAGCCGGCCGGACAATTGTCGGGGGGACAACAGCAGATCGTCGCCCTGGCGCGCGCCATGAGCTCGTTTCCCAAGCTGCTGCTGCTGGATGAGCCCTTTCTCGGGCTCGCGCCGGTGTGGATCGCGCAGATCAGTGAGGCGATCCACCATTTGCAACGGCGCGGCACGACCATTCTCATGACCGAGCAGATGGCGCGTCCGGCGCTCAAGCTTGCCACACGCGGCTACGTGATGCGCGGTGGCGAGGTCAGGCGGAGCGGCACCGTTGCCGAAATTCGCGACGTTGCGCTTGCCGAGGAGTATTTGTGA
- a CDS encoding MmgE/PrpD family protein — protein sequence MSATLTATAALGTFVATTSASELSPDVATKAAICLLDSLGLALAARHEPTAAAARAMAAEVLPGPRTARIWASGKHAALSEAVLANGIAVHAHFQDDTDHDSWTHPGSLIAPVAVALGEALDAPLRTVLTALTVGYSALKWLGAGEVVARGLIGRGVRTSPTFGTIGAAAAAAAALGLDPPRSTSAVAIAACTTGGTLEPVRCGSDEWRVQNGRAAQGGLVAAELAARGVQGAPDALEGPKGLLRSLAGLDHTPEQWQRGPDVATMIGIMAKPFATLGDNMSAVLAAHMLHRDGIDLSQVKRITVTIWEPYTQYPGTSFKGPFTRTVQTQASTAFAVAAMLRYGRLDYEMGVEHRQDREIMTLVEKTIVEPDAIGTHLDATVELEIENGGRLRRTAREAPKVLVFQDEVRATEVFDSRLAGTGIPAGEGASLAAEVFASARSGGSMPVRRLLDRLTRSQRDAIK from the coding sequence ATGTCCGCTACGTTGACCGCCACTGCGGCGCTCGGGACCTTCGTCGCAACGACGTCGGCGAGCGAACTGTCCCCGGATGTCGCCACGAAGGCAGCCATTTGCCTGCTCGACTCGCTGGGGCTCGCGCTCGCGGCGCGGCACGAGCCGACGGCCGCGGCCGCGCGTGCGATGGCCGCGGAGGTGCTGCCTGGACCGCGCACCGCGCGCATCTGGGCGAGCGGCAAACATGCCGCGCTGTCCGAGGCGGTTCTCGCCAATGGCATTGCCGTTCACGCCCATTTTCAGGACGATACCGACCACGATTCATGGACGCACCCGGGATCCCTGATCGCGCCGGTCGCGGTGGCGCTTGGCGAAGCGCTGGATGCGCCGCTGCGCACCGTACTGACCGCTCTCACGGTCGGCTATTCCGCGCTCAAATGGCTTGGTGCGGGTGAAGTCGTTGCCCGCGGCCTGATCGGCCGGGGCGTGCGGACCAGCCCGACCTTCGGCACGATCGGCGCCGCGGCGGCGGCGGCAGCCGCACTTGGGCTCGATCCACCGAGGTCCACCAGTGCGGTTGCCATCGCGGCCTGCACGACCGGCGGCACGCTGGAGCCGGTGCGCTGCGGCTCCGACGAATGGCGCGTACAGAACGGGCGCGCCGCCCAGGGTGGGCTGGTTGCCGCGGAGCTTGCGGCGCGCGGCGTCCAGGGGGCGCCCGATGCGCTGGAAGGACCGAAGGGATTGTTGCGCTCGCTTGCCGGCCTCGATCACACGCCAGAACAATGGCAGCGAGGCCCCGATGTCGCGACGATGATCGGCATCATGGCAAAACCGTTCGCAACCCTGGGCGACAACATGTCGGCGGTGCTGGCGGCGCATATGCTTCACCGCGACGGCATCGATCTGTCGCAGGTGAAGCGGATCACCGTGACGATCTGGGAGCCCTATACGCAATATCCGGGAACGTCCTTCAAGGGGCCGTTCACGCGGACGGTGCAGACCCAGGCCAGCACCGCCTTTGCGGTCGCCGCCATGCTGCGCTACGGCCGCCTCGACTACGAGATGGGCGTCGAGCATCGCCAGGACCGGGAGATCATGACACTCGTCGAAAAGACGATCGTCGAGCCGGACGCGATCGGTACCCATCTCGACGCGACCGTCGAGTTGGAGATCGAAAATGGTGGGCGTCTTCGCCGGACTGCGCGCGAGGCGCCCAAGGTTCTGGTGTTCCAGGACGAAGTCCGCGCCACCGAGGTTTTTGATAGCCGCCTGGCCGGCACCGGAATTCCGGCCGGCGAAGGCGCCAGCCTTGCGGCCGAGGTTTTCGCCTCGGCACGTAGCGGCGGATCGATGCCTGTGCGCAGGCTGCTCGACCGCCTGACCCGATCTCAAAGGGATGCGATCAAATGA
- a CDS encoding SDR family NAD(P)-dependent oxidoreductase — MKLGLEGKTAIVTGGSKGIGLETVRLLAEEGVKVLVCARREDALAECRSDVERSTGVKVETLSLDVTDLKQIERLPALARDRLGRVDILVNNAGTGTYKPFLEVTDEELQYGMAINFFAQFRICQRIIPIMIEQNGGSIVNVSGETGIMVTMPPFLSSCTGPAKSAEIRFSKILANEFGPHNIRVNCVVPGFVNTPERFAKWERELAKRNLGEEEAEAERKRWSENNSMRNTRWGTPEELANLIVFALSDRASFVNGAVLVADNAQDKS, encoded by the coding sequence ATGAAACTTGGACTTGAAGGCAAGACGGCGATCGTCACCGGCGGCAGCAAGGGCATTGGTCTCGAGACCGTACGCTTGCTGGCGGAGGAGGGTGTCAAGGTTCTGGTCTGCGCGCGCCGCGAGGACGCGCTGGCCGAATGTCGTTCTGACGTCGAGCGGAGCACCGGCGTCAAGGTCGAAACGCTGTCGCTTGATGTGACGGATCTGAAGCAGATCGAGCGGCTGCCGGCGCTCGCCCGCGATCGCCTCGGCCGCGTCGACATCCTGGTCAACAATGCCGGCACCGGCACCTACAAGCCGTTCCTCGAAGTCACCGACGAGGAATTGCAATACGGCATGGCGATCAATTTCTTCGCTCAGTTCCGTATCTGTCAGCGCATCATCCCGATCATGATCGAGCAGAACGGCGGCAGCATCGTCAACGTGTCGGGCGAAACCGGGATCATGGTGACGATGCCGCCGTTCCTGTCGTCATGCACCGGTCCGGCCAAGTCGGCCGAAATCCGCTTCTCCAAGATTCTCGCCAACGAATTCGGGCCGCACAACATTCGCGTCAACTGCGTCGTTCCCGGTTTTGTCAATACTCCGGAACGTTTTGCAAAATGGGAGCGCGAGCTCGCCAAGCGCAATCTGGGCGAAGAGGAGGCGGAAGCCGAACGCAAGCGCTGGTCGGAAAATAACTCGATGCGCAACACGCGCTGGGGCACGCCGGAGGAACTCGCCAATTTGATCGTCTTCGCGCTGTCCGACCGCGCGAGCTTCGTCAACGGCGCGGTGCTGGTTGCCGACAATGCGCAGGACAAGTCGTGA
- a CDS encoding CaiB/BaiF CoA transferase family protein, which yields MDVDKPLAGITVVELGHSVAAPYAGLILADLGARVIKVENPKSGDYARGWGPPFWNGTASVFHSLNRGKEGITVDFGAAEDCEKLKSLILNEADAVIQNLRPGILDKFGLTADALSAAKPSLIWCDIGAFGAKGPLASKPGYDPLAQASTGIMSVTGEGGRPPVRVGVSLVDMGSGMWAVIGMLAALVARNKGGQGRSVATSLYETGLAWMTVPLAGYAASGEVRKPYGSGTAEIAPYQAFEASDGWLMIAAGNDNLFRKLCVALSLEALAHDPDFATNAARVVNRERLIPQIAAAVRKYTADALGGILDGAGVPNAPLLTTDQVAEHPQTRALDMMVRCAGDDIDLVGVPLAFDGTRPRARTAAPALGQHNAILRKPASKGAINAN from the coding sequence ATGGACGTTGACAAGCCGCTCGCTGGTATCACCGTGGTTGAACTCGGACACAGCGTGGCCGCCCCCTATGCCGGATTGATTCTGGCCGATCTCGGCGCCCGTGTGATCAAGGTCGAAAATCCCAAGAGCGGCGATTATGCGCGTGGCTGGGGGCCGCCGTTCTGGAACGGAACGGCAAGTGTGTTCCATAGTCTCAATCGCGGCAAGGAAGGCATCACCGTCGATTTCGGTGCAGCGGAAGATTGCGAGAAGCTGAAGTCGCTGATCCTGAACGAGGCCGATGCCGTCATCCAGAATCTGCGGCCCGGCATTCTGGACAAGTTTGGTCTCACCGCGGATGCGCTCAGCGCCGCGAAGCCATCGCTGATCTGGTGCGACATCGGCGCGTTCGGCGCCAAGGGACCGCTCGCCAGCAAGCCCGGCTACGATCCGCTCGCCCAGGCGAGCACCGGCATCATGAGCGTTACCGGCGAGGGCGGTCGGCCGCCGGTGCGTGTCGGCGTCTCGCTGGTCGACATGGGCTCCGGCATGTGGGCGGTGATCGGCATGCTCGCCGCGTTGGTGGCGCGCAACAAGGGCGGTCAGGGTCGCAGCGTTGCGACCTCGCTTTACGAGACCGGGCTCGCGTGGATGACCGTTCCGCTGGCCGGCTATGCGGCGTCAGGTGAGGTGCGCAAGCCCTATGGATCGGGCACCGCGGAAATCGCGCCCTATCAGGCATTTGAGGCGTCCGACGGATGGCTGATGATTGCAGCCGGCAACGACAATCTGTTCCGCAAGCTGTGCGTGGCGTTGAGTCTCGAGGCGCTTGCGCATGATCCTGACTTCGCGACCAACGCGGCAAGGGTCGTCAACCGCGAACGACTGATCCCGCAAATCGCGGCCGCGGTGCGCAAGTATACGGCCGATGCGCTTGGCGGCATTCTCGACGGCGCCGGGGTTCCCAATGCACCGCTGCTGACCACCGATCAGGTTGCGGAGCATCCACAAACCCGCGCGCTCGACATGATGGTGCGATGTGCTGGCGACGATATCGATCTTGTCGGCGTTCCGCTTGCCTTCGACGGTACGCGACCACGCGCGCGCACCGCTGCGCCGGCGCTCGGCCAGCACAATGCCATTCTTCGAAAGCCTGCGAGCAAGGGAGCCATCAATGCGAACTGA